In one Tripterygium wilfordii isolate XIE 37 chromosome 22, ASM1340144v1, whole genome shotgun sequence genomic region, the following are encoded:
- the LOC119990329 gene encoding putative pentatricopeptide repeat-containing protein At1g12700, mitochondrial, which translates to MAALGSSVPTKSGIKSKLCSLFTEPSRRPKISTHKTSRKGSNFVSSFSPTTSNAKTASKEPRFDVQSQNPLHEFLHKSCRSGNFTCEEALRYFDHMIHMRPSPPMSSFILLLGALSKKKHYRDVIFLCYRMRLIGLSNIFSLGILLNCYCSVHRIRDGFAVLGSLLRRGFSLNTVTVTSLIKGLCTEDNIGKAALLFRKMPVLGCRPNVITYGTLITGLCRTGHTSAALKLLEEMVKGNIESPFTCKPNIVCYSSLIDGLCKDGLIERANEVFLQMKERGISPDVVVYSSLIHGFCCSEKWEEGRNMFIEMVDQGVQPNVVTFNTLIRTLCNVGKMEQAYEVLQFMIERGEDPDSFTYNTLINGYCLAGRIDDARGLFVSMASKGCEHDACSYNVLMDAYCKTKRIDEAICLYREMICKGVRPTVVTCNTLLLGLFLEGRVGVARKFFGEMQDHELEPDSRTYNVYVNGLCKNGCLSEAMNVFLGLSKVKPNLQIYNSLIDGFCKAGNLESAWKMFNRLPHDGLEPTVVTYSMMINGLCKEGQLEKANDMLLEMDEKGCPPNVVTFNTLMRGFYHKNEMTKVIELLHNMADRKLLPDESTMTMVVDLLSKDEKYMNLLPTFPSQGRQEDDVRSVNC; encoded by the coding sequence AAGAACCCCGATTTGATGTTCAAAGCCAAAACCCATTGCATGAGTTCCTCCATAAAAGTTGCAGATCAGGTAATTTCACTTGTGAGGAAGCCCTACGCTATTTTGATCATATGATCCACATGCGACCCTCTCCTCCTATGTCATCATTCATTCTTTTGTTGGGTGCCCTTAGTAAGAAAAAACATTACCGTGATGTAATTTTTCTGTGCTACCGAATGCGCTTAATTGGGTTGTCGaatattttttctttgggtATCTTGCTTAATTGCTATTGTAGTGTGCACCGGATTCGTGATGGTTTTGCGGTGTTAGGGAGCCTTTTGAGGAGGGGTTTTAGCCTTAACACTGTGACTGTTACGTCTTTAATTAAGGGACTATGTACGGAGGATAATATTGGTAAGGCAGCTTTGTTGTTTAGGAAAATGCCTGTGTTGGGTTGTAGGCCTAATGTGATCACATATGGGACTTTGATTACAGGGTTATGTCGAACGGGTCATACAAGCGCTGCACTTAAGTTGCTTGAAGAAATGGTTAAAGGGAATATTGAATCCCCTTTTACTTGTAAGCCAAATATTGTATGTTATAGTAGTCTTATAGATGGTCTTTGTAAGGATGGTTTGATAGAAAGGGCAAATGAAGTTTTCTTGCAAATGAAAGAGAGGGGAATTTCTCCTGACGTGGTTGTCTATAGCTCTCTAATTCATGGTTTTTGCTGTTCAGAGAAATGGGAGGAGggtagaaatatgtttattgAGATGGTGGATCAAGGTGTTCAGCCCAATGTGGTGACGTTCAATACGTTGATAAGAACGCTTTGCAATGTGGGCAAGATGGAACAAGCTTATGAAGTGTTACAATTTATGATTGAGCGAGGTGAGGATCCTGATTCTTTTACATATAACACTCTGATCAATGGATATTGTTTGGCAGGTAGAATTGATGATGCAAGAGGGTTGTTTGTTTCTATGGCTAGCAAGGGGTGTGAACATGATGCTTGTAGTTATAACGTTTTGATGGATGCATACTGCAAGACTAAAAGGATAGATGAAGCTATTTGTCTTTATAGGGAAATGATCTGCAAGGGAGTTAGACCTACTGTTGTCACGTGTAACACTTTATTGTTAGGTCTTTTCCTGGAAGGTAGGGTTGGCGTTGCAAGGAAATTCTTTGGTGAGATGCAAGATCATGAACTTGAGCCAGATTCACGTACATATAATGTCTATGTAAATGGTCTTTGCAAGAATGGTTGTCTTTCAGAGGCAATGAACGTGTTTCTTGGTTTATCCAAGGTAAAACCAAACCTTCAAATTTACAACTCTCTTATTGATGGCTTTTGTAAAGCGGGGAACCTTGAATCTGCTTGGAAGATGTTTAATAGGTTACCCCATGATGGTCTGGAGCCAACAGTTGTAACTTATTCCATGATGATAAATGGACTTTGCAAGGAAGGGCAGTTGGAAAAGGCAAATGATATGTTATTAGAAATGGACGAGAAAGGTTGCCCTCCAAATGTTGTTACATTTAATACCCTCATGCGTGGTTTCTACCATAAAAATGAGATGACGAAAGTTATTGAACTTCTACATAACATGGCTGACAGAAAGTTGTTACCAGATGAATCCACAATGACCATGGTAGTCGACTTATTGTCGAAGGATGAAAAGTATATGAACTTGCTTCCAACCTTTCCATCCCAAGGCAGACAAGAGGACGACGTGAGGAGTGTCAACTGCTAG